GTGGACTGTTCAGTTTGTGGGTCTTCAGGACATCCGATCTCAGGCGATCTGAGCATGCTAGAATCGCTCAGTATGAAAACAGATGCACGATACATAATTGTGATAGAGAAGGTATTTTACACCGCTATGGATTGAAGTAGCCACCAAATGAAGGCTAGATATATTTCATCAACAATTGTTTTGATCTGTTCAGCATGCCATATTCCAACGATTGGTTGAGGATTGCTTCTTTAACCAAGTCCCAAGCATACTTATCACAGCCAAAGGGTGCCCAGATCTAGCCACAAGGCATGCTGCTAAGCTACACATTAGCCATTTTTCCAGCTTCTAGGCAAGATTCACGTACACAATGATTAACTTCCTCGTTGCTGTTTCGATACAGGTTTCTGCTTCATAAGATAACCAAAGCATTCCCTAACTTGCCTATTCTGGCGCTGGTTGATTGGTACATATCTCTTCTCTAATTCTACTTGATCATCCTATTAATGCTGATATGTTGACCTTTCTATGACCAACCTGTGAAGGAATCCTGCTGGATTAAGTATCCTGTGCACCTTCAAGTATGGAAGCATCGGGATGGGACTCGAGGCATATAAATATGGTACCTGTACAACCACATTGATGCGACTTCCTTTAGATGTAGTCTGACTCCTATCATGTTTTGTGTTTCAGCTTGTAATGTGAGATGGTTAGGAGTGAGAGGAGATGATCTCCAGTTGATACCTGAGGAATCTATGGCCCCATTGAAACCAAAAGACAAGCAAATTGCTAAAAGCCTCACATCAATGGAAATACTTCCGGTACTCAATGCAAACTGATAATATTTCTGCACTGTGTTTAGATTACCTTAGACTCTTACACATAAATTTAAAGAAGTTGTCCTTTCATGCTATGGAAGCACGTCACATCTGTATTTGATGCCCAATTTTGTCTACTGCAGGATGATTACAAGGAGGAGTTATCACTAATGGTTCAACGTGGGCAAAGAGCAGAGATTGAAGCTCTCTATTGTCATGGATATGATTTCTTAGGAAAATACTTGGCGAAGAAAATTGTCCAGGCCGATTACATATAGATATAAAGGGAGTGGCGAATACACAGTATCACGAAGCATGGCAGTTATATCTAATCTGCGTAAACACTTGCATCTTCTTCGAGAAAAACTAGTCAAAAGTGACAAACAAACCATTCCATGCTGCAATTACATCCACCTGAAATGTAACTgaaaaattcaaaccacaaaagATAGGCATACCTGGTTCCTTTATGCTTTGATTGATGTAAGTACTATTGTTTATGCTCTGATGTAAGTAGCAATATCATTTGAGCAGCTCTCACAAGTCACAAAGAAGCATGAATGTGAATGAAAACATCTTATTTACCTTATTTCTTCATAGTATGGATGCATGTAGCATGCAATGATATTCAAATGAATTTATTAATATCAACTAGGCTTTATTCTCATCTTTTTCAACATACACTTGGGTGCACTTAGAGCAACCATGTACCAAATAAGATGTTCATTTCAGTATCAAGGAAGTATTAAGCTCGTTAGTTATAGGAAAAGTTTCTCTAACCACAATCCTATAACTTATTTACGTAAGTATTACAGAGTAATATTTATGTTCGGCATAAGTAACTAACAATTATTCCATGTCATGTTGTGCCTAGACttgttttttttccctttccGTATTAAAGTTGTGCCTAACTTTATGCTTTTCCAGTGAAACAACATTTCTTAAACACAACCCAAAATTCAACACAATCAATTGTATCACGTTGTGCTTTACTATTTATTTTCTGAGTGGCTAAACAAAATTTTCGCGCCAAACTCTCTACATCGTGGTATGACTGAAAGTTTCATTGCCATCATGTAGAAATAGTATTGGAGTACATGATCCAGCAGGCACCAACAAACACAGCAACACATATCTAGCAACAAACACAACAGTCGGCTACTCACTACCTTGGTGACTCGATTACTGAGTCTTGAAGATCAAGACACACAGACTGATGACTTGTCTGCACTGCACACAGATTGCTGACCTGTACTAGGTTGTTAGAGGCTGCAGAAGTTTTTTGTAACTAACTGATCCTTATGATCAGTGATCCCTTGTATGCAAGCACACTAGTATAAAAGCTTAGCAGCTTGTTAGGCTTAAACTTGTAATAAGAGTTTTAACTCTCTTAATCAATAAAGTTCAACCTTTCTCTCTTTGATTCGAAGTTCTAGTTTAAGAActtcttcatggtatcagagtaAGCATAGATTCTTTCTTTTAATCCGCAAACACTTGAAACTGCTGAAATTCAGCAGATAAGATGATTGTTGATCAAGTTCAAAGTAACTTGAGTTTTGTGattgtttcttttttaatttCTGGTCTACTGATCAAAGATGACAGTACCAGGTGGAACAATTATTCCTCCTATGCAAGATTCTAACAATATCTACTTCATACATTCTTATGAAAATCCATACGCAGCAATTGTTTCAAACAAATTTAATGGAGAAAGTTATGCAGAATGGAAAAGAGGTATTCTATTGGCTTTTGCAATCAAGAACAAAGTCAATTTCATTGATGGTACCTTACCTAAGCCAGCTATTGGTCATGCTGATTATCAAGCTTCGGATAGATGCAACAATATGGTGGTGTCATACTTGCTAAGGTCTTTGAGTCCCACACTTGCTAAGAGTGTAGTGTTTTGGTCCACTGCAAGAAAAATCTGGAAGGATTTGGAGGAACCTTTTTCAGTTACTTCAGGGCCACAATTTTATGGCCTGCAacaaagtttgagtggaatatCTCAAGGTGACAGTAGTATTACTGAATTTTTTACCAAGATCAAGATGATTTTTGGATGAACTGAGCAGTATTAAATCAGTTCCAGTATGTGCTTGCACTGGTTGTACATGTAATGTTAGTAAAAAATTATTGcaagaaaaggaagaagaaaggctAGTTCAGTTCTTAATGAAACTACATAAGAAACATTCACAAGTAAGGACCAATATCTTAATGATGAAACCCCTACCCAATATAACAACAACACACAGACTTCTTGTTCAAGATGAGAAGCAACAGAAAACGAGTCCTAGGGTAGTTAAGTAAATTCTAGAAACTAACCGACTAAACACCATTGACttttaccttcaaaaaaaaacatcatTGATTACAAAATGAAATCTCAcaaaaaaaggacaaaaaaagaACTACGATCTTACTACTATCTTTCCGTCAACATTCACAAAATCACCAAGAAGTGCGGTCTGGTGATCAATAACATCATCATGTAGCCTAAAACCATCCTCATTATTTCCAGATAAAATCtcaaaggaaagaaaaagaaacaaaaaaaaaaagaacaagaaccttacttttttttttcgcGGAAAACCAAACTTATCGGCCGAGTATGACCTCTTCGAATGCATTGTACGAGGCGAAACAGTAAGTAGCTAATACTCATAGTAGTATTAGGGATGACAATCTTATATAGATATCCAGTAATCCGATCTACCCGATATAAATAAACGGACGAAAACCCGACTTAAACGGATGAAAGGCGGGTGGCGGATGAAGCGGGTGACAGATCGGGTCGGATTCGGGTGGAGCTCCAAGCCGTCCGTCACCCGATCCGTCATCCGCTTATCACCCGACCCGTCATCTGCTtaatctttttatttatttatttgtaggATGATGATGACTTTATGGATCTCTGAAGAAGGAAAAGAGATTGACTTTgctgtttgtttttttatttgaacattgttgggtttaatttaatatttgaaCTATCAAGTACCTGTAGTATTTGTAATATTCTAAATGAACATCAAGTATCAAGTAGTAGTTGTAATATTAAGAATGAACTTCGTATCATTGTAATGGCTATTTTCCACCCGGCCGACGATGTTACACTGTTTTAGTTTGGATTAAATGTGGATTGAGCAGGGCATCATCAATTATTGTCATGTATTtgttcaaaatatttttacatTTGAATAAATAGGAATTATATTATCATCCGTTAAGCACCCGATCCACCCGCTTCATCCGCGGATGGCGGGTGGATCGGAATCGGGTGATGGACTAGGCGGGTGGTGGGTGGATCGGGTGGGGCGGATGGAGTGAGCGGGTGGTTGCGGGTGAAGCTCCATCCGACCCGAATCCgatccattgccatccctaagTAGTATAAAGGACCTTGCGATTCCGAAGTACCATAAAAACTTGTTATTTGTCTATTTTTTCAACAATAAGTATCGTCTGGTTTAAGCttaaaatatattctaaatttaATAATGATGAAACTATATATTCTCAAATTATATTTTAGCACAACATAGGTTCAAAACATATATCAACTTATTTAACCCATACTTTAATTTTATATCcctacacacacaaaaaaatcgTTTAACCCTTATAAATTTAGAGAAATTAATTAGCTCTTATGTTTTTTAAACTTAACAAATTGAAAATAACGAGGTTTAAATTTGTAGTTTACGTACGTAATATAACTTCATATCTCGTTTTAGGACagactgtaatcccccgtaaatttataaattttattaatatatttttaacgtatattatttatatttaaatagaacttatgaattttagtaataaatatataattaacgtatatttattttattttaagtacgttctaaatatttaacgatttttgaaatttattatatttatatatttaatgtatatttaatttaatttaaatatattctaaatatctTAACGGTTtgcgaaatcaaaaataattttagaattttaagattGAAAAGAATctgaattacgaaaattgattgaatttagaaaacgatcctattcggttttggattcgaatcctaaaactaaactcctaattctagcccaatttcaaagcccaaaccaaaaaCCCAAAACAACTCTCCTCTCCTCCCTTCTCCTTTACCTTCACGTGAaaacagaaaaagaagaaaaaaaaaacccttctctctccttccctccTTCACGTGTAACCCTTGCTGGCTGCTGTACCAGCCACCGCCGTCGACCCAGCCGTGCCGCACCGACCACCCACGACGACCACCCTCACCGTCGCTCCTCCCCCCTGTGCCGCCGCCGCGACCACCAAGCCAGCCGCGCCGCACCACCTACATTGTCGTTGCTGCCCTGCTTAGCCGAcacctcttctctctcctccttcgcgTGGAAATCTCCCTTTCCCTATTTGTTTCTTGCGCAAGTCAGTCACACCACCAGTCGCCAGCCGTTGCGCCGCCCACCCACTGACGTGCTTGCACCACCGCCGACCAGCACTCtcctttctctcctttttggttatttcgtaaaccctaagttatttaaatattttgatttaattttattgattttaatttatgtttcttgaattaaattattaatctttatagttaaattataattttcgaatttgatattgatattgtaaattaattaatttcagttttggttgattaatatataagttagggtttaatcatgttttattaattcgaattatgttttcttgaattaaagttatagttatgatttaaattatagattTCAGATTATACGAATTACATAATAAAGtcactaattttcagattatattataTTGATTAAATTAGTGCCCTTAAGTAGTAAAGTGTGACTTTTGAAGTTTTAATGGCTTTAAATCATAATATaacgattatatattattaaagttattatttttatgattttaaagatgtcgaatatattttgagtaagcttttaattattttatattgctggaaatttttaaaaaggaacgtttgttagagtttatgataattagggatcgttagggaattaatcactattctaggaagttaattaattaagtttcgatattggggagtGTTCTAAAAATGTTTAGGAGGTGTTTGgagtacgttagtgttgctgtaaattattaggaattgatttgggtacgtttcttgattattttaggcggagaattctttgtgggcgacttttgaattcgttaaagtggcctatcagtttgtttacacaaggtacgtacatacctgtgtgcttggatgtgtgttgtattgagaatatgatgaatatatttatgaacttgtttatgttggaatttcatgttcaatgtcgttgaattaatgcgttgagcatagaactttatttataagaattgaatcatgttagcatggaatattgatgcaagcatgttggttttggggaactttatattatttaatattggtttagatctttattgatcgttgttcctctttagattttcactactttataagggccgaggaccttgtttggtagttgaaccttatacctaataaagatttttaaatatggataaaggaaggattaaaatagttggaattggctcttggttgaacgttgtgatcactggtttaattcaaagataaaagaagttgtgtttacttgttgaatataatatttatgtttgatgagtcataaccaagtattaaaagttaagtcatgtaaagtgaaaatgagtagcaatagctttagactgtgcccgtctaaagtgacggacaatcaggagttggggtcatgggtagcctatggctttttctggggccggattgatcaccggttctatttttatttaaaagtccctcgatatcgcaggtcattggggtttacggagtcgcgcccgtacctcgtcttccttagtgaagaagaagaagtttctagtagacagctcggtccattgactattccaattaaaataatgttaatgatacaaaggtctagttcagtcaaatatagtcttcaagtcaatatattttgattatccttgcttatgttttattagtatcatgttaggctTGTTCGTTcaatagtatcatgctaggattattattgttagtatgtagtactcagctttgctgattacgtgctttgtttgtgtgtgttgatcatggctatgccttattgatcctgtgatgacccatctttggtgagcagtctctaaggatcaataagcgttgtccatctacaggtttgaagatgatgcatcatggggatcgggattagagagcttgtattgtttttgtcttgctatgttatttgttatttgggtttgttaattgagactttaaacttgtcgtactatttatatttccttattttcgttggttgattttttgggattaaacctgtaatcgattatttataaacctaaagttagttttatgttttccgctgcaaaattctgaataagccgttacgttttcacacgggcgataatgccttgataattctctacgttttatattaaaagattattttaggaaagagagaattgtcggggtgttacacagacaataaaaaataattgtGTGAAGGAAGAATCCTTTCTTTGTATCATAGTCAAGTAACAAACACCAGAAAAGTTGTACTGGTaccccacaacaaaatggagtagtGAAAAGGAAGCACATACACCTTTTAGAGACAACTAGAGCTCTATATTTTCAGTCTAGATTACCAGTAAGGTTTTGGGGAGAATGCTTACTCACAGCAACACATCTTATCAACAGAATGCCTCTTAGCAACATCTATTTTGACATACCTTTTGAAAGGTTGAACAACAAGTCAGCCAGTTTAGACCATTTGAGGTTATGTGGGTGTCTTTGTTATGTATCCACAATCAAGGCTCACAGATCCAAGTTTGATCCTAGGTCAGTACCTTGTGTTCTAATTGGTTATCCCCCTGATCAAAAGGGATACAAGATGCTGAACTTGGAAACTAAGCAGATCATCATTTCCAGAGATGTAAGCTTTCATGAGAAGCATCTACCCTTTCACATCTCTGCCACTCAACACATAGATAATATTAGCCCTATTTTTCTTCCAGTTAACTCTCCTTTTGACCTTCACACCactttttgttaggttatgatacatatgacaattcataaatcatgcggaaaaaccataaagccaggaaaacatattatttacacataatcatttagcatagtttagatgcatacactttgttgcgtgccttccctagctgcgcccgaaccgaacaagaacaagtctttaggactccaagtgtcgtccctccgtagatagtccacagcacgtccggatccgccttaagcttgaccaactaggatcgcccttaaggtacttagaattttcggcacatataggcaattgtatgactgaatttttgctctcaaaaatcactttgaatacttgaatgctcgatataaattgtgagcattgatcacctatttatagggcatgggtatcggatattagaatcctactaggaaacgatttagtgaatctgaattaatctaaaattcaatcacttaatttatctagtagacttaggaaatcaatcttatacgaatcctaaccgatcaaggtttcgtacgcaagcacaaacacacacgcaggcgcagcagcccacgaggggcgccatgcgcgcgcgcgcgctgagcccaggcccagcaagtgctcgcagcccacgaggggcgcgcgcctgctggccttgctctcgcgtttgggctttgcttgctttggtcgcacgcgggctttgctaggcgttgggcctagcttcgtgctaggccttgcgtctagcaagctcgtccgatgtttattcgtacgatacgcttccgattaaattcccggttccggaattcatttccgatacgaacaatatttaatatttctgattccggaatcaatttccgtttcgaacaaatatttaatatttccgtttccggaattattttccgattccgataatatttccgattctgacaatattttcgtttccggcaatatttccgattccggcaatatttccatttccgataatattttccgatacgtaccatatttccgtttccggcaacatctacgacttggataatatttatatttccgatacgatccatatttccgtttccggcaatatcatcgtttccggagtattcatttcttgcctgtgacgatctcagctcccactgaaaccaagatccgtcgattccgaatatccatagatggagtatttaatgccattaaatacttgatccgtttacgtactatttgtgtgaccctacgggttcagtcaagagtaagctgtggattaatatcattaattccacttgaactgaagcggcctctagctaggcatttagctcacttgatctcactgaattattaacttgttaattaatactgaaccgcatttattagacttaacattgaatgcatacttggaccaagggcattatttccttcagtctccca
This genomic stretch from Spinacia oleracea cultivar Varoflay chromosome 3, BTI_SOV_V1, whole genome shotgun sequence harbors:
- the LOC110779257 gene encoding meiotic recombination protein SPO11-2, with translation MWELFQSSLLFSHQQLCYADILSPSQVRARIEVAVLNFLKILNSPNPEITDLPLTSRNSKNTNVYRGLMSDNSHIFLSHSFSKRSMMRENAAKAFVRVWKVMEMCYQILVEEKRVTQRELYYKLLCTSSEYFSSQTQVNRTVQDVVALLHCSRYSLGIMASTRGLIAGRLLLQEPNREVVDCSVCGSSGHPISGDLSMLESLSMKTDARYIIVIEKHAIFQRLVEDCFFNQVPSILITAKGCPDLATRFLLHKITKAFPNLPILALVDWNPAGLSILCTFKYGSIGMGLEAYKYACNVRWLGVRGDDLQLIPEESMAPLKPKDKQIAKSLTSMEILPDDYKEELSLMVQRGQRAEIEALYCHGYDFLGKYLAKKIVQADYI